The DNA window AGACAGCGGCCGACACGGCTCGTCTCGCGACTACCCCGCCTCCCGGAGAGACCGCGACGACAGGCGCGAGCGAGGAGACACGCGAGACCGAGGCagcgggcggaggaggtcgcGCTCGCCCGACTACCGCAGCAGCGGTCGGTCCCGTCGCGAGGATGGAGATGTCGACGCTTACTCGTCCAGTCGAAGCCATCGCGACCGTGAGCGCGAGGATCGCTACGCGGCGCGGGACCGCCGGGGAGACGACCGGGGTGAGAGAGATTGGGAACGCGACCGTGGCGCCAGGAGCAGGcgagacgacgacgaccggcGCGACCGTCGTCGAGAGCGGGACCTGTTCGACGATCGCCGTGGGAGCAGGCGTGACCGGGACCTAGAGAGGGAacgcgagcgccgccgtaGCCTGTCGCCTCCCCCCAGGAAGCGCGAACCGACCCCTGACCTCACCGACGTCGTCCCTATCCTGGAGCGGAAGCGGCGTCTGACACAATGGGATATCAAGCCGCCCGGATACGACAACGTgacggccgagcaggcgaAGCTTTCCGGCATGTTCCCGCTGCCCGGGGCGCCGCGACAGCAAGCCATGGACCCCACCAAGCTCCAGGCGTTCATGAACCAGCCTGGAGGCTCCGTTAAcagcgccgccctccgcccGACTAATTCTCGTCAGAGCAAGCGCCTTGTCGTCGAAAATCTGCCGGCTTCAGCCACCGAGGAAAGCATGGTCAATTTCATCAACCTCCAACTCAACGGCTTAAATGTCATCGAGAACACAGACCCATGCCTGCAATGCCTCATTGCGCCCGACCGCTCCTTTGCCATGCTCGAGTTCAGGAACAGCCCGGATGCGACGGTGGCGTTGGCGTTCGACGGAATCTCGATGGAGGCCGATGATGCACACGCGGCTAATGGCAACGGTGCCGCCCCGGCCGGTCTGCGCATCCGTCGGCCGAAGGACTACATCGTGCCCGCGGTGGTCGAGGACCCCAACTACGACCCCGATTCGGACGTTCCGTCGAGCGTGGTGATCGACAGCCCCAACAAGATCAGCGTGACGAACCTCCCGCTCTACCTGACCGACGACCAAGTCATGGAGCTGCTCGTCAGTTTCGGCAAGCTCAAGTCCTTTGTGCTGGTCAAGGACAACGGCACGCAAGAGTCACGGGTAAGGCTTGTCGCCGGATCAGGGAGATCGTTGAGCTTGGGATTAGTTAGCTAATGAGCCTCAGGGCATCGCATTCCTGGAATATGTCGACCCCTCCGTCACCAACGTTGCCATCCAGGGGCTCAACAACATGATGCTCGGCGAACGCGCGCTGAAGGTCCAGAAGGCCAGCATCGGCATCACCCAGGTGGCCGGCGAGATGGGCGTCAATGCCATGTCCATGCTCGCGGGCACGACATCCACCGACTCGGACGTGAGCAGGGTGCTGCAGCTCCTTAACATGGTGACGGCCGACGAGCTGATGGACAACGACGATTACGAAGGCATGTCCCTTTTCGCCCGCCCATTGCTTCCATTCTACCGTACGTTTTTGCTAACTCTACTGCAGAAATCCGCGACGACGTCCAGGATGAGTGCGAGAAGTTCGGCACGGTCTTGTCCCTCAAGATCCCGAGACcaaccggcggcggcaggcaaTCGGCTGGCGTGGGCAAGATCTTCATCAAGTTCGAGACTCCAGAGGTGGCGACCAAGGCGCTACGGGGCCTGGCGGGCCGGAAGTTTGCTGATCGCACCGTCGTCGCTACCTACTTCCCCGAGGCAAGCGGCCCGTCTCTCCCTTTCGACCATGTTGTTCCGCTCGCTGACACTTTAAACAGGAAAACTTCGAAGTGAATGCTTGGTGATGGAAGGGGCTGAGTGGAGGGATGCTGGGACAGAGCGGGACGAGGTCTCAAGCAAGGACGTGTGCGCTCGTCTCGGGATAGAGCCGGACACAAGTAACGGGATGTCCCGGGGCTCTCTGCGCTTCTTTGGGGTGTTCATCTTTGCGAAGGGCGAACTCTTGGTATCATGTCAGGTGTACGATTACAGGCGAGGAGGAACCGGAACGGGGTGCACTGCGAAAAGTATCTTGCTTGGTGGGCCAGCATTTGCAACACTGGGCTGCCAGGAGCTAAAGAATACGGCTGATGCTATCCATCGAAAATTGCTATCTCGCAGCGGATGAGCGATACTCATTAACAAGAAACAAGGAGACTAAACGGTGAAGCGGCATCCTGTTGGTGTCGACTACCGGACGAATGAACCTACGAGCAGGTCAGCTCTGAGTATCGCAATGGGTGTTTTGATAAATCGAAGTGTTTGATGCCAAAAGATCAGAAGTCCAGTTCATTCATTGAGCCCCGAAGGGCTCTAACATAAGAGGTACCAGAATTTAAAGAATTTGGTTGTTGCTCATCATAGAAAtggcggctgcggagggGAACCAACTATCGATGGCTTACCTGCACAGATGTGTCGAGATGCCGAGTCTGCTGGTCAGTATTCGAGGGCAACCGTCACGTCTATCACACAGACGTCTAGCACCAGGGCAACGCAAAACACGAGCGCAAAGGGTAACGCGTTATGGTGCCGGCGGTTGACAGTTGTTTTTCAACAGCAACAGGAAGAGAGCAGGAGCTCTTTTTGTCGCTGAAAAATTCCGACTCAAATCCAGGCACTCTGGGCCCACCTGCCAGAGGTCTTGGCAAAGGGATTCCGCACCACGTGACTTTGGCAGCCATCAACCAATCACAGCCGGACCCTAGGTAATTTCTCCGCCCACACGAATTATCTTCGGTGCCCCGTCCTCCGCCTGGTGTAAATTTCGAATCGGAGTTCCCTCTCGGCCAGCGACCAACTCGACAacccgacgacgacgacaacgacagATCGCCCGTCTCCCACCTTAACACAcaaccaccgccgccaacatGGGTCGTCTTCAcagcaagggcaagggcatctcgtcctcggccatCCCCTACTCGCGCAACCCGCCCTCGTGGCTGAAGACCACGCCGGAGCAGGTCGTCGACCAGATCTGCAAGCTCGCCAAGAAGGGCGCGACCCCGTCGCAGATCGGCGTCATCCTCCGTGACTCGCACGGCATTGCCCAGGTCAAGGTCGTCACCGGTACGTTTTTTGGGTGGCTTTTTGGCCCGGCTGTTGGAAGGGTCGCGATGCTAATGACCGTGCGGTGGGCAGGTAACAAGATCCTTCGGATCCTGAAGAGCAATGGTATGGATTGAGAGGGTTTCTTTGTGAAACTGAGAAGAGGCGGACCGAATGAATGCGTTCTTTGtgacgctgccgccgctcaaGTGCAACCCGATTGCACGAGCGGGCATGGCGCTCGCCAACATGGGACACCGGCATATGGAGAAAGAGATGGAGTATGCCTCTGTTTGGTCGCCAGGCTGACAGAGTGATGTGTGACAGGCCTTGCCCCCGATATCCCGGAGGACCTGTACATGCTCATCAGGAAGGTAAGATATCCCTCCTCGCGCGCCGGCTGCCGTGTGCTCTCTCAGCTGCGAGGGGCCCTGCTTGAAGTGAAAGAAGTGCCTGTGCTAAATTATCCACCAGGCTGTTGCCGTCCGCAAGCACCTTGAGCGCAACCGCAAGGACAAGGACTCCAAGTTCCGCCTGATTCTCATCGAGTCCCGCATCCACCGCCTGGCCCGCTACTACAAGaccgtcggcgtcctcccGCCCACGTGGAAGTACGAGTCCGCGACCGCCAGCACCCTCGTTGCCTAAGCGAAGGGCTATGTGTTGCGCACGCCGAGTCAGGAAGGGAGTCATTGGTCGGGGATGTTCTGGGAACGGTTCTGGTTCTTTGCAGCTTTCGGCTCGCCGCTGCGTCGTTGTCCGCAGGTCAGGCGGGACCATTGGAGTTGGGGCACGGAAAGGAAACCTGCATTCTAGAACACTGGAACGGGCACAGGGTATCGCTGTTTCCCCGTCATGAAAAGCGtgggagcggcggcgacgacaatGACTTGGAGGGTACCAATGCAAAGCATGATCCTCTATTCCGATGCTGTCCTGCCTGACGTGGTATCTCAAAAAATCCAACCGGAAAATTATCAATTGCATGCCATTGAACGCCGTCCCAAAATAACCGCCAAGGATTCTGTCCCGCCAACACTCCTCCGATTCCGTCCCCAGATGTAGCCGCCCCCTCCTGGCCACCTGCTCCCTTCTTCCGGCCAGAGCCGTGACTTCTCCCTGACAAGCACGGGCGTCATGGATCCTTGCCCTCCAATTCCTTCGACCGCTGTAATAGATACTCCCCCAGCACCCGCAGCGGATCCTTCGGCCTGTTGTTGAATTTCACACAGCGTCAGCATCCGCTCATCACTCGTTGTTATCTCCCACTGGCACTTCACTCCAACCCCACCCCCAATCTCTCTCTCCCCACTCTCACCAGCTCGGTGATGCAACATATACTCGGGGTCAAACCAGGGGAATCAGATCAGGGTTGGCCGGTCGTTAAAAAAAAGCACTTACTGCTCCCGCGCAACCATCTTCATGCcctccagcagcacgccCGTGATCCGCCCGTTGATGTACTGCCGCACCGGCGCGCCGTGCGCCGCTGCCTCTGCTGGCATCGCGAAGCCGGCGGTCGTCCCTGCGTGAGGTGGCatgcccggcgccgtcgccgccggggttgtggttgtggttggTGTGGGCACGCGCGCGggtggcgcggcggggggttgcgggtgagagggcgagggcgagggcgcggtcggcggggCGGAGAGGAAGGGTGCCGccgcgttgttgttgttgtttggTTGGGCGTGTGCGGTTGAGGCTGGCGGCTGGAGGCGGGGAGTGTGGGTTAGCTTCTTCTCTGGCGAGAGGCCGGTTTTTGGGCGGAGGGAGCGGAGGAATGGTGATCTGTCAGGATGTTTTGTGTTTATAGGGTCAAAGGCAGTGGAACTGAAAGAGACTGCTCAAACGAAGGCCGGTTGAGCGCCAATTAGAAAGTTGAGAGGGAAAGCAAGCGTACAGCTGTTTGGGCGGGCGCATCGGTCATGGGCGTGTCGTGTGCCTcaggcgcggccgcggcggcggtgtcgaCAGCGCTGTGACCGGCATTGGCGTTTTCCATCCCTGGGGGCTGCTGAGCAGCACTTGAGTCCGCCATGTTTGTGAGTTTTGCGAGATTCAGGTAGCGAGGGCAATTGCAATGACAACTGCAAGCTATACACGGCCACCAGTTTCGGCGTCGAAGGCTGTTAGGCGGGCTTCCATGGAGTGGGACGAGAGTTGAAGTTGGGCCCCACAAGGCCCCACTTACAATGGCTAACGCGAAGTCACGGGTTGGCGCGCCTCGTGTGCCTGGAACCTGTTCGCGCTGTCCTTTCACGTTTCTGACTGGTCTAAGTTCAAGGCAGCCTGATCGCGCCAACCTTCCCTGCTCCCAATTCCTGCCCTGCAAGCGCCATGTTTTCCTTGAGCTGTCTTTCCCGCCCTTCGCTACCACGAAATGGATCGGTTTATTCAGCGATCCAGGCCCGCGGAGACTCGCACCCAGGGGCCAGCCGCTGCAATCCAATCCTTGCAGGCACAGGAAGCCCTTGAACCGCCGAAGAAGAGGCTGCGGGTCGGGGAAGTCGgggacagcgacgacgaggatgaatCTGAAGAAGACGGAGAAGACGTGCCGGTCTCCCGGGAACTCACTCCAGAAACTCCTGCACGTGAGTCTGCGGCTGACAACGATGACGGTGTGCCGGTCCGTCCAGAACATCAGACGGCGT is part of the Thermothielavioides terrestris NRRL 8126 chromosome 2, complete sequence genome and encodes:
- a CDS encoding 40S ribosomal protein S13; this encodes MGRLHSKGKGISSSAIPYSRNPPSWLKTTPEQVVDQICKLAKKGATPSQIGVILRDSHGIAQVKVVTGNKILRILKSNGLAPDIPEDLYMLIRKAVAVRKHLERNRKDKDSKFRLILIESRIHRLARYYKTVGVLPPTWKYESATASTLVA